One Primulina eburnea isolate SZY01 chromosome 4, ASM2296580v1, whole genome shotgun sequence genomic window, GGTGATAAAGTTGGATATGCAATACGGTTCGAGGATGTGACAGGGCCTAATACGGTTATCAAGGTAACGACTTGTCCAGTCTTTTCAAAGAGGTTTATTTGCTTTAACAAGATAAATTAGTGTTTGGTTGATTTGATGGCATTAATAGATTCACTACAATTTTAAGAAGGCAtctttttatgttttattttcaacGACAAAATTTTCATTTCCGTCCACCAGTGTGTGGATGCTTTTATAAATGGCTATGAGGATAAGTAGTTGGCGCACTTACTGATTTGATATGCTAGTGTGATAGAGTTCACCCGAGCTTGCAAAATTTAAGAACCAAATATAGAAATATAATAAGGAATTTTGTATTGATAGGATGAAATGAACAAGAAATACAATCCCAGAGATAGCATCTGTATAAATACTCTTCTTCCTCCCAAACCACTGCTAGTTACAACTCATAGTCACAAAAATAACAGAATGATTATTCTCtcttctttcactctttttcCACTACTTCCCTCCCCCATTTTCCTCCTAGAGTACACATATTGGATCATGAGCCCTTGTTTCTTCCACACCTCTTATGCTTCCACTACTTCCCTCCCCCATTTTCCTCCTAGAGTACACATATTGGATCATGAGCCCTTGTTTCTTCAGGCTCACACCAAATTGATAGGGTTCACCTGAGCTTGCAAAATTTAAGAACCAAATTTAGAGATACAATAaggaatttgtattgaaatgatgaaaggaagaaaaaaaatcCCAGAGATAGTCTTCGTACAAGTACTCTCCTTCCTCCCTAGTCACTGCTAGTTGCAACTCATAATCACAAAAATAACAGAATGATtcttctctctcttttttctaCTACTCCCCTCCCTCACGTGGCTTTCCTATTTTCCTCCTGGAGTACACATGTTGGATCACGGGCCCTTGTTTCTTCAGTCCCACGCCCTCTATACCCGTATCATAGTACTTGCTTACAGTAAGACTCGTTACTCATGATTGTTGTCAAGCGATGATTTCTTTACTTTGCAGTTCAAGTCTATTGTTCAATGATATCGCTGGTGCCTGTTGAGCTTTGTAATCAATGATTTTTTTACTTTGCAGTACATGACTGATGGTGTGCTTTTGAGAGAGACACTTAAAGATTCAGATCTGGAAAAATATAGGTGTGTTTTCTACTTAAAATACTcggattttaaattatttatcatgTTTATGTTACCCTTTACCTTCTTTACATTAATTGTGTAGGGTCATTGTAATGGATGAAGCCCACGAACGATCCTTGAGCACGGATGTATTATTTGGCATCCTCAAGAAAGTTGTGGCAAGACGCCGTGATTTCAAGCTTATTGTGACTTCTGCCACTCTTAATGCTCAGAAATTCTCGAATTTTTTTGGAaggtatattttatatttaatttgtatTGAGGTTTGGGTATTTTCGTTTCTAACCTTCTCTTATTTGACCTCATTCTCCATGCAGCGTACCTGTATTTAACATTCCCGGAAGAACTTTTCCGGTCCAGATCTTGTACAGTAAAACTCCTTGTGAGGACTATGTTGAAGCTGCTGTGAAGCAGGTCATGACGATCCACATCACTAGTGCTCCCGGTGATATCCTCATCTTCATGACTGGCCAGGATGAGATTGAGGCAACATGTTACGCGCTATCAGAACGCATGGAACAATTGATTGCTTCCAAAAAGGATGCTCCAAAGCTCTTAATCCTCCCCATCTACTCCCAGCTCCCCGCTGATTTGCAGGCAAAGATTTTCCAAAAAGCTGAAGATGGTGCTCGGAAGTGTATCGTTGCTACCAACATTGCTGAGACATCTTTGACTGTTGATGGAATCttctatgttattgatacggGTTACGGTAAAATAAAGGTGTATAACCCCCGAATGGGGATGGATGCTCTCCAAGTATTTCCTGTTAGTCGTGCTGCTGCTGACCAGCGAGCTGGGCGCGCTGGAAGAACTGGTCCAGGAACTTGCTATCGTCTTTATACAGAGAGTGCCTACCTAAATGAAATGCTACCTAGTCCTGTGCCAGAAATCCAAAGAACCAATCTTGGCAATGTGGTTTTATTGCTCAAGTCTCTGAAAATCGACAATTTATTGGATTTTGATTTTATGGATCCCCCTCCTCAAGAAAACATCCTAAATTCCATGTACCAGTTGTGGGTCTTAGGTGCTTTGAACAATGTTGGGGGTCTTACAGACCTTGGTTGGAAAATGGTTGAGTTTCCGCTCGATCCTCCCCTTGCCAAGATGCTTTTAATGGGTGAGCAGCTCGAATGCATCAATGAGGTTTTGACAATAGTGTCGATGCTGTCAGTACCATCTGTTTTCTTCAGACCCAAGGATAGGGTTGAGGAGAGTGATGCAGCCAGGGAAAAGTTCTTTGTGCCAGAGTCCGATCACCTAACACTCCTCAACGTGTATCAGCAATGGAAAGCTAATCAATATCGGGGTGATTGGTGTAATGATCATTTCTTGCACGTGAAAGGGTTACGCAAGGCCAGAGAGGTAAGATCCCAGTTACTAGATATTTTGAAAACTCTGAAGATTCCACTTACATCTAGTGGCCCCGATTGGGATGTTGTGAGAAAAGCCATATGCTCTGCTTATTTTCACAACGCTGCACGACTGAAAGGTATCGGGGAGTACGTCAACTGCAGGAATGGAATGCCATGCCACTTACATCCAAGCAGTGCTATATATGGTTTGGGTTATACTCCAGATTACGTGGTTTATCATGAATTGATACTTACAACGAAAGAATACATGCAATGTGCGACAGCAGTAGAACCCCAGTGGCTAGCTGAGTTAGGACCCATGTTTTTCTCAGTGAAGGACTCAGATACATCAATGATAGAGCATAAGAAGAGACAGCAGGAAGAGAAAACTTCCATGGAAGAAGAAATGGAGAACTTGAGGAAGGTTCAAGCTGATAGGGAGAGAGAGAGCAAGGAGAAGGAAAAGAGGAAGAGGGCCGAGCAGCAACAGAGAGTTTCGTTACCTGGCTTGAAGCAAGGCTCTTCTACCTATCTGAGACCAAAGAGACTCGGTTTGTAGCATATGAAGGAGTTTTGATGTTATCTACGCCACGAATTCTACTTTTATTGTGGATCAATATGATGTAAAGCCCGAGATTTGTCTGGGTTATTCAAAGGTTGAAATATGACGAGGGCAGGTGAGTTGGAGGACTTATTTCGTCTCCGCAGATTAATTGGAGATGGGCTTCAGTAAAAACTTCAGAATATTAAATATGAAAGAATCAGAGTAAAGTAAAGAGTATTTAACGGATTCTCAGAGGTTTCTGACAAGTTACATCAATATAACCAGGCGCCGAAAATTCTGAAGGAGTGTGTGGTTATTATGTGGCAACTGAATGTCTCTGTATTTTTCCGCTAGCTGTACCCAATCAGGCGAACAAAGTTTTTAATGCTCACACATATTTGGTATACTTAGCATGTTGTACGACGACCTTAATTTTACTTCCAACTGTCTGAACTTGACATTTATGAATTCTGCTCTACTCTCAATCCCACCCATTATTCATCAAAGTTGCACATTGTTCCGAAATAATAATTTCTCTCCaaaaatgtcatttctaaaaaaaaagatttacCATGAACATTGACATatgtgtactgcaataaatgattacttcaattattgtttgcattaattatatcaaacatttaattcaattttgaatttaattaatttttatattaattcaaatgtaatttatgtattatatgtttttttatttttttactcaaattaaaactaaactatattgaaaacataaactatattaaaaattttgcattgattatatcaatcagtttaattaaaaactgtattaataaatttaaaatacaaataattGCAATGTTCAGTATTACACATGagttaaatcattcaaaaataaaattttctattttaagtaatttactgcccaaattacttactaaaaagaaatacaatatttaattagtttatttagtttttctaaaaataaaaatagttgaGTGTTAAAAGTTATCACAATACCAAGGTTTTCAATGAACATTAATTTaccatttaataatcataatttttttttatctcaaataCATATTATTTAGAAATTATCTTAATTTGAAAGAACTAATGCGTTGTAATTTTCTTCCAAAatcatatgtatattgtatatcttgaattgtcttcttaaaaattcaaataagagaactcaaaaaaattaaaagagatagattcaaaagagtttcaaatggacaataaacatatatattacccttaataataaaaaaatgtttgaCACCCAATGCATGTAATTCGAGATTTCCATAATTTGAAAAAGttaatgtatgatataattGTGTCAAAAGCATccaatgtataatttttgtcCCTTTGagatgtcttatttgaatttaaaattataaaaaatgcaatattgcatattatattagaaaccaattttattttatttatcttaTTAAATTTATCTACTCCAAAATTGAATTATGAACTGATTCTCCAAGATGTAATgttcgtttaaatttagatttgttcgtTGTTATGAACTACCTACATATGGAAACAACGAGAACAACAAGACACTTTGAAATATGTTTTTTATGatcgagaagtaaaaaatattattcatctgtttgtacaaaattttaattattacgtattactaatgtgataattttcttctatattacaaagttcacgAATACATGATAGTATAAAATTTTCTGTAATGGAAATGATTAAACCAATTCTAAAGAAAGTAACCATCTTATTAGAAGAcaccttataaaatttattgacattgttttggaatacatataataaatgttaattaaataacttttctgatttatacatatataatttacttATGATCAGTTGATCACATGTGTCATTTTTCTTTCGGAATAATAGGCTGTTGTGTGTATTATGAAGaaattttgtaaataaaatcaCAACCATTTGGATAAAGTTATCATTCAAATTTGTCAAACACGTgtcatgtcacaaaattgtttgtgaatgtgCAAATCCAAAGAAGGTTTTCCTGTACGTTCATCACAAAATTATTCTAGATCCCAATAAACCCAATGCAAGAACGCATAAGCCAGAAAATACAATATTTGCCCCTTCCACACCTTCGTAACTCCAAATCCCCGGATTCGTTACAGTCCCTCATGTGATAGATACTCCAACCTCCCTATGAGTTGGTTATTCCTAAACGTTTAGACGAAATTACTGAGTTTTTTAAAAAGTATTTAtcatttattttattgaatatgatttaaaaatattttttttatcacatgtaaaaataataatatattgcttctcaaaaattaaagaattaaatatgcaTTAATGTTGGTGGCCGACATCAATACATTAAACACGATAAACATCATGTCATTGTCTTActaacacaatctaaaattttgatatatgacagtgattattagccaaaaaattaatcgacatgcgttttatttaagaaagtttttaaaaattagcgaaaaatagtttctatttttattttttaaaattaaattatttttttcaattgcTCGTATTCGCCATCTTTATCTATTGTACTCTTATGCTCCGTGGTAAAATTGCAATTTGATTGTAGCAAAAATATTAAGTTATAATACGTACTACAAGTTAATCCTGTGAAGGAAATTAAGGGATTGAATTTGGTGTCCACGCCGAACGACTAGTGTTTGGCGATGCTCCAGAACAGGGTTTCGAAATTGGGTAAGTGTATACTGATGGTGTCAGTAACATTGAATGAATCGAGTAGAAATATTATTAATTACCAACCATTGACACATTACACATCCAACAAGACAAAGTCGTGAATTACACTACAATTTCcaagtttttcaaaaaccaGATCAGATCCCAAAACAAAGTACATGTTTCTTGCATTGACCGAACACTGACAATCAATAATTCAATAGCAGACAACGAAATTTGATTTCAACACGCAGCTCAAGCCTTGATTGTGACACTGCATAAGCACGACCCCAATGGCTTTATCTCCGATATCTGCCATTCAGATCCTGGGGCGGCATTTGGATCGTATAACAAAGTATGGTAACCAGGATACTCCTGCAGCGAAAATAACAAAAGCTTTCCATCCAATATTCCAAATCGGAACCCAATACTCGTGCTTCCTGCCACAGGAACAGGAACCATCTTCCATGAGTTGTCCGCAGGGTTAAATATAGCAAGTCTACGTTCGTTTTTCCATTCCATGCAATACAGCTTCTTTCCTAGTACTGCATGAGCAGTAACCATAACACAGCCATTTTTTATCTGGCACCATGTGTGCCTCTCAGGGCTATAGACATCAACAAACCTCGAGTTTCCAATGGTGAAACTCGACCTACCTCCCATAACATAGAGCTTACCCTCGAAGCCACAGGCAAAACATCCCCACCTCGGTCGCCTCATACTCTCTATCACAGTCCACTTGTCTGTATCGGGGTCATAAATCTCAACACATGAGAGAGAGTCTCCATCCTTCCCACATCCTCCAACCACATAGACTGCACCATTCACCTCAGCACAACCAAAGTCATACCGCGCTACATTCATGCTAGCTAATTTGCTCCAGCTGCAAGAGTCAGAAATTTGGTT contains:
- the LOC140829547 gene encoding F-box/kelch-repeat protein At1g67480-like, translating into MSGPFSVKRIKESDMCFSHLAHKGTPDAKSDSILNNLKVSDDCHNPILPGLPDDVSKHCLALVPRSNFPSMGAVCKQWRSFIKSKEFITVRKLAGMLEEWLYILAVDAKGKESHWEVLDCYGRKHHQLPQMPGPILAGFGVVVLNGKLLVIAGYSVVDGTQSVLADVHQYDSCLNSWSKLASMNVARYDFGCAEVNGAVYVVGGCGKDGDSLSCVEIYDPDTDKWTVIESMRRPRWGCFACGFEGKLYVMGGRSSFTIGNSRFVDVYSPERHTWCQIKNGCVMVTAHAVLGKKLYCMEWKNERRLAIFNPADNSWKMVPVPVAGSTSIGFRFGILDGKLLLFSLQEYPGYHTLLYDPNAAPGSEWQISEIKPLGSCLCSVTIKA